The Montipora foliosa isolate CH-2021 chromosome 1, ASM3666993v2, whole genome shotgun sequence genome has a window encoding:
- the LOC137972505 gene encoding hemagglutinin/amebocyte aggregation factor-like, with amino-acid sequence MDETFIFHVTSCSDWKPSWASWNNDWDGPVDFDCGKGYSISRIRSYHDNCKEDRLWSFSCQSNAAAEHCSWSSHVNAYDEALYYTCPHNGFITGVHSHHSNQREDRRFQFRCCHKHNYQRYDCRWTFRTYYDETIDYSTYHGYYLAGVRSYHNNYYEDRRWKFLSCRLI; translated from the exons ATGGATGAAACATTCATCTTTCACGTAACCAGTTGCAGTGATTGGAAGCCTTCGTGGGCGAGCTGGAACAACGATTGGGATGGACCAGTCGACTTTGACTGCGGCAAAG GTTACTCGATCAGTCGAATTAGAAGCTATCATGATAACTGCAAGGAGGACAGACTCTGGTCCTTTAGTTGTCAATCAAACGCGGCAGCCGAGCACTGCTCCTGGAGTTCACATGTAAATGCGTATGACGAAGCACTGTATTATACTTGTCCACACAATGGTTTCATCACCGGCGTACACAGCCACCACAGCAACCAAAGAGAAGATCGCCG atTCCAGTTCAGATGCTGCCACAAACATAATTACCAAAGATATGACTGCCGATGGACTTTCCGAACTTACTATGATGAAACCATTGATTACTCAACCTACCATGGTTACTACTTGGCAGGAGTACGCAGTTACCACAATAATTACTATGA